From a region of the Salvia miltiorrhiza cultivar Shanhuang (shh) unplaced genomic scaffold, IMPLAD_Smil_shh original_scaffold_478, whole genome shotgun sequence genome:
- the LOC131004981 gene encoding uncharacterized protein LOC131004981, whose translation MKNGSWTMESVFHTCGVSRPLRFSRNGELLYFLSVNDEVLVFDRATGKLNHPGINFCWSIAQLTPFVESFVQLNGISHAETEDLEKEEEGYIIEATEGPLMQV comes from the exons ATGAAGAACGGATCATGGACAATGGAATCTGTTTTCCATACATGTGGGGTTTCAAGGCCGTTACGGTTTTCGAGAAACGGTGAGCTATTGTATTTTTTAAGCGTGAATGATGAAGTGCTCGTGTTTGATCGTGCCACTGGAAAGTTGAATCATCCCGGTATCAATTTTTGTTGGTCTATAGCACAGCTAACTCCATTTGTTGAGAGCTTTGTTCAACTGAATGGAATTTCACATGCTGAG ACTGAGGATCtggagaaagaagaagaaggataCATAATTGAAGCAACTGAGGGACCATTGATGCAAGTGTAG